In Chelmon rostratus isolate fCheRos1 chromosome 4, fCheRos1.pri, whole genome shotgun sequence, a genomic segment contains:
- the irf4l gene encoding interferon regulatory factor 4 isoform X1, producing the protein MHAPVWTEMNAEMDYGGPGSNGNGKLRQWLIEQVDCGKYPGLVWENDEKSVFRIPWKHAGKQDYNRDEDAALFKAWALFKGKFREGIDKPDPPTWKTRLRCALNKSNDFEELVERSQLDISDPYKVYRIIPEGAKKRPRQEDSPLSPASYQVHPTYPALQTQVSQYMPTPECGWRDYCPEQAALPELPFTQCPCPPRSLPWQGPSMENGYQLRASIYSYGPADSQPSPFTLDASIRSAEALSDYRLHVSVYFRDNLVREVTTSSPEGCHITPCSPEDKPYLQPGNPEVVPLPVDSLSVQRRAEECPPSPPSPLERGVLLWMGPEGLYARRLCQSRVYWQGGLSQYGDKPNKLERDVSCKLLHTQDYLTEIQSYGLHGRPPPRLQVLLSFGDECLDPQRQRRTLTVQVEPLFARQLLYYTQQMGGHYYRSYEHPGVTDHINTPEDYQRAITHHHSSSLQE; encoded by the exons ATGCATGCGCCTGTTTGGACAGAGATGAACGCAGAGATGGATTACGGAGGCCCTGGGAGCAACGGGAACGGAAAGCTGCGCCAGTGGCTCATCGAGCAGGTGGACTGCGGCAAGTATCCCGGTCTGGTGTGGGAGAACGACGAGAAGAGCGTCTTCAGGATACCGTGGAAACACGCCGGGAAACAGGACTATAACCGGGACGAGGATGCCGCGCTTTTCAAG GCCTGGGCGCTGTTCAAAGGCAAGTTTCGGGAGGGGATCGACAAGCCGGACCCGCCGACCTGGAAGACTCGTCTCCGCTGCGCCCTCAACAAGAGCAACGACTTTGAGGAACTGGTGGAGAGGAGCCAGCTGGACATCTCAGACCCGTACAAAGTCTACCGCATCATCCCCGAGGGAGCCAAGAAAA GACCCCGACAGGAGGACAGTCCTCTGAGTCCTGCGAGCTACCAGGTGCACCCTACCTACCCTGCCCTGCAGACTCAG gtATCACAGTACATGCCCACACCAGAGTGTGGCTGGAGAGACTACTGTCCGGAGCAGGCCGCATTGCCTGAGCTGCCCTTCACCCAGTGTCCCTGTCCCCCCCGCAGCCTGCCATGGCAGGGCCCGTCCATGGAGAACG GATACCAGCTCAGAGCCTCAATTTACTCATACGGTCCTGCTGATAGCCAGCCCTCGCCGTTCACACTGGACGCCAGCATCAGATCAGCGGAGGCGCTCTCAG ATTACCgcctgcatgtgtctgtatatTTCCGAGACAATCTGGTGAGGGAGGTGACCACCTCCAGTCCGGAGGGGTGCCACATAACTCCCTGCTCCCCAGAGGACAAGCCCTACCTGCAGCCTGGAAATCCCGAGGTGGTCCCCCTGCCTGTGGACAGTCTCTCAGTccagaggagggcagaggagtGTCCCCCGAGTCCCCCGTCGCCCCTGGAGAGGGGAGTGTTACTGTGGATGGGCCCTGAGGGGCTCTACGCTCGGAGGCTGTGTCAGAGCAGAGTGTACTGGCAGGGAGGACTCTCCCAGTACGGTGACAAGCCCAACAAACTGGAGAGAGATGTCAGCTGTAAACTCCTCCACACGCAGGACTACCTGACAG AGATCCAGAGCTACGGGCTCCATGGACGGCCGCCGCCTCGTTTACAGGTCCTGCTGAGTTTTGGAGACGAGTGTCTGGACCCGCAGAGACAAAGACGGACCCTCACTGTCCAG GTGGAGCCGCTGTTTGCCCGGCAGCTCCTGTACTACACCCAGCAGATGGGCGGCCACTACTACCGCAGCTACGAGCACCCGGGAGTCACGGACCACATAAACACCCCTGAGGACTACCAGAGGGCCATCACAcatcaccacagcagcagcctgcaggagtgA
- the irf4l gene encoding interferon regulatory factor 4 isoform X2, whose product MNAEMDYGGPGSNGNGKLRQWLIEQVDCGKYPGLVWENDEKSVFRIPWKHAGKQDYNRDEDAALFKAWALFKGKFREGIDKPDPPTWKTRLRCALNKSNDFEELVERSQLDISDPYKVYRIIPEGAKKRPRQEDSPLSPASYQVHPTYPALQTQVSQYMPTPECGWRDYCPEQAALPELPFTQCPCPPRSLPWQGPSMENGYQLRASIYSYGPADSQPSPFTLDASIRSAEALSDYRLHVSVYFRDNLVREVTTSSPEGCHITPCSPEDKPYLQPGNPEVVPLPVDSLSVQRRAEECPPSPPSPLERGVLLWMGPEGLYARRLCQSRVYWQGGLSQYGDKPNKLERDVSCKLLHTQDYLTEIQSYGLHGRPPPRLQVLLSFGDECLDPQRQRRTLTVQVEPLFARQLLYYTQQMGGHYYRSYEHPGVTDHINTPEDYQRAITHHHSSSLQE is encoded by the exons ATGAACGCAGAGATGGATTACGGAGGCCCTGGGAGCAACGGGAACGGAAAGCTGCGCCAGTGGCTCATCGAGCAGGTGGACTGCGGCAAGTATCCCGGTCTGGTGTGGGAGAACGACGAGAAGAGCGTCTTCAGGATACCGTGGAAACACGCCGGGAAACAGGACTATAACCGGGACGAGGATGCCGCGCTTTTCAAG GCCTGGGCGCTGTTCAAAGGCAAGTTTCGGGAGGGGATCGACAAGCCGGACCCGCCGACCTGGAAGACTCGTCTCCGCTGCGCCCTCAACAAGAGCAACGACTTTGAGGAACTGGTGGAGAGGAGCCAGCTGGACATCTCAGACCCGTACAAAGTCTACCGCATCATCCCCGAGGGAGCCAAGAAAA GACCCCGACAGGAGGACAGTCCTCTGAGTCCTGCGAGCTACCAGGTGCACCCTACCTACCCTGCCCTGCAGACTCAG gtATCACAGTACATGCCCACACCAGAGTGTGGCTGGAGAGACTACTGTCCGGAGCAGGCCGCATTGCCTGAGCTGCCCTTCACCCAGTGTCCCTGTCCCCCCCGCAGCCTGCCATGGCAGGGCCCGTCCATGGAGAACG GATACCAGCTCAGAGCCTCAATTTACTCATACGGTCCTGCTGATAGCCAGCCCTCGCCGTTCACACTGGACGCCAGCATCAGATCAGCGGAGGCGCTCTCAG ATTACCgcctgcatgtgtctgtatatTTCCGAGACAATCTGGTGAGGGAGGTGACCACCTCCAGTCCGGAGGGGTGCCACATAACTCCCTGCTCCCCAGAGGACAAGCCCTACCTGCAGCCTGGAAATCCCGAGGTGGTCCCCCTGCCTGTGGACAGTCTCTCAGTccagaggagggcagaggagtGTCCCCCGAGTCCCCCGTCGCCCCTGGAGAGGGGAGTGTTACTGTGGATGGGCCCTGAGGGGCTCTACGCTCGGAGGCTGTGTCAGAGCAGAGTGTACTGGCAGGGAGGACTCTCCCAGTACGGTGACAAGCCCAACAAACTGGAGAGAGATGTCAGCTGTAAACTCCTCCACACGCAGGACTACCTGACAG AGATCCAGAGCTACGGGCTCCATGGACGGCCGCCGCCTCGTTTACAGGTCCTGCTGAGTTTTGGAGACGAGTGTCTGGACCCGCAGAGACAAAGACGGACCCTCACTGTCCAG GTGGAGCCGCTGTTTGCCCGGCAGCTCCTGTACTACACCCAGCAGATGGGCGGCCACTACTACCGCAGCTACGAGCACCCGGGAGTCACGGACCACATAAACACCCCTGAGGACTACCAGAGGGCCATCACAcatcaccacagcagcagcctgcaggagtgA